In Ruminiclostridium papyrosolvens DSM 2782, the following proteins share a genomic window:
- a CDS encoding TIGR00282 family metallophosphoesterase — protein sequence MKILFIGDIFGNPGRKAVKEFVPQLKRELGIDFCIANGENAAAGSGITYLIAQELYKSGVDCITLGNHTWSKKEILNFIDSDENIIRPANLPGNVPGKGYTILKSNGKELAVLNIMGRVYMDSIDCPFQVADRELQEIKTKTKAVFVDMHAEATSEKCALAWYLDGRICCLAGTHTHVQTADERILPCGTALISDVGMTGPYDGVIGVDKELIIERFITRMPQKFDVAKGRVQFCAVHLEVDEKTGKCISIERIFKVADSFDGK from the coding sequence TTGAAGATACTTTTTATTGGTGATATTTTTGGAAACCCGGGAAGAAAGGCTGTAAAAGAATTTGTACCACAGCTGAAAAGGGAACTGGGAATTGATTTTTGTATTGCCAACGGCGAAAATGCAGCTGCAGGAAGCGGCATAACCTATTTAATTGCTCAGGAACTTTACAAGTCAGGTGTTGACTGTATTACGCTTGGAAACCATACTTGGTCAAAGAAGGAAATCCTGAATTTTATAGACTCTGATGAAAATATTATCAGGCCGGCAAACTTACCCGGAAATGTGCCGGGTAAAGGATATACCATATTGAAATCTAATGGTAAAGAACTGGCTGTATTAAATATTATGGGCAGGGTATATATGGATAGCATTGACTGTCCGTTTCAGGTTGCTGACAGAGAATTACAGGAAATAAAAACTAAAACAAAGGCGGTTTTTGTAGACATGCATGCGGAAGCTACATCTGAAAAATGTGCTCTTGCATGGTATCTTGACGGAAGAATATGCTGTCTGGCAGGAACGCACACACATGTCCAAACTGCAGATGAGAGGATTTTGCCATGTGGTACTGCACTGATTTCTGACGTTGGAATGACAGGGCCGTATGATGGAGTAATTGGTGTAGACAAGGAATTGATAATTGAAAGATTTATAACCAGAATGCCTCAGAAATTCGATGTTGCTAAGGGAAGAGTGCAATTTTGTGCTGTTCACTTAGAAGTTGATGAAAAAACAGGAAAATGTATTAGCATTGAGCGTATATTTAAAGTAGCAGATTCCTTTGATGGAAAATAG
- the pgeF gene encoding peptidoglycan editing factor PgeF, translating into MIESNEKITLIQKNDLKYVQFQNLKQYEHILTHCFTTRLGGVSQGPFSSLNLSFNRNDVRENVCENYRRLADAIGVDYDKIVLSNQIHDNKIKIVSTADAGKGLTAESDIVGFDGLSTNQPGIPLVTFYADCVPVLFLDPVKKAITAVHSGWKSTVKNISYEALVLMKNTYNSKYEDIIVAIGPSICMNCFEVGKEVYDSFKEKFHWCDIYTEYRNGKYYMDLQRIIKHVLLKTGVPEKNILISDVCTKCNTDLFFSYRGDKGKTGGLAAVMMLK; encoded by the coding sequence ATGATAGAAAGCAATGAAAAAATTACTTTGATACAAAAGAATGATTTAAAATATGTTCAGTTTCAAAACCTTAAGCAGTATGAGCACATACTTACACACTGCTTTACTACAAGACTCGGCGGTGTAAGTCAGGGGCCATTTTCTTCTTTGAACCTTAGCTTTAACAGGAATGACGTAAGAGAAAATGTTTGTGAAAACTATAGGCGGCTGGCAGATGCAATTGGAGTTGATTATGATAAAATTGTTCTGTCAAACCAGATACACGACAATAAAATTAAAATAGTTAGTACAGCAGATGCCGGGAAAGGTTTGACTGCAGAAAGCGATATTGTTGGTTTTGACGGGCTTTCAACAAATCAGCCGGGGATTCCTTTGGTAACTTTTTATGCTGATTGCGTACCTGTACTATTTCTCGATCCGGTAAAAAAGGCTATAACAGCAGTTCACTCCGGTTGGAAAAGTACGGTAAAAAATATATCATACGAAGCATTAGTGCTTATGAAAAATACCTACAACAGCAAATATGAAGATATTATTGTGGCAATAGGGCCATCCATATGTATGAATTGCTTTGAAGTGGGTAAGGAAGTATATGACAGCTTTAAGGAGAAATTCCACTGGTGTGATATATATACGGAATACAGAAACGGAAAGTACTACATGGATTTACAAAGAATCATAAAGCATGTTTTGCTAAAGACAGGTGTTCCGGAGAAGAATATTCTCATAAGTGATGTTTGTACGAAATGCAATACTGACCTTTTTTTCTCCTATAGGGGGGATAAAGGGAAAACGGGTGGTTTGGCAGCTGTTATGATGCTTAAATAA
- a CDS encoding peptide ABC transporter substrate-binding protein, with amino-acid sequence MTKSLRLISLLIITGLVLSACTVNLDRKSANPIEDIYEGKYDVLDKGPEKGGSVRLFSTPVDTLNPIVTKNQYVQDFLGLVFEGLYKLDEKQQPVPVLAQSAVTSADGLKITIPLRNGVKWHDGASLQAGDVVFSVNSILDAKNNSVYAAGLQNIASVAAGNNNTVIVNLKKPDGLTLYNLTFPIIPAHPKKNSVAVGTGPYAFVSYNAKTEVKLKANDNWWKKGDSKLTIPYIQSVEVKISQNTGNATNAFQSRDVDIVTADYTEFKKYIGRTDISLKRYPGKNYEYLSLNIAKGPMANKTLRSAIAGFIDKKKLIDAAAYGVAVPAELPVSPNSWINRLVNSEQYSDANKAKQFMTQNGYVLSQNKYVSKNNSKAFVLKLIVNQENLLRVNTANAIASQLGKNGITVQVEKLTWENIQGRIKSGAYDMALLGYRISTKPDLSFVYSSENIKTGLNTAKYSNPAVDGYLQQILIQPDVEKQKGIYTNLIKTVLDERPYIGLYFINEGVMCSKNIKGAVNPNTWSSYNDFSRWYVPQ; translated from the coding sequence ATGACAAAATCCTTGAGACTTATTTCTTTACTGATAATTACAGGGCTGGTGCTTTCAGCATGTACTGTTAATCTTGATAGAAAATCTGCAAATCCCATTGAGGATATTTATGAAGGAAAATATGACGTCTTGGACAAAGGCCCTGAAAAAGGCGGTTCAGTACGTTTGTTCAGTACACCTGTAGATACACTTAATCCAATTGTGACAAAAAACCAGTATGTTCAGGATTTTTTGGGTTTGGTGTTTGAGGGACTTTATAAATTAGATGAGAAACAGCAACCTGTGCCTGTTTTAGCTCAAAGTGCAGTAACCTCGGCTGATGGGCTAAAAATAACAATACCTTTAAGAAATGGAGTTAAGTGGCACGATGGCGCTTCCCTTCAAGCCGGAGATGTTGTGTTTTCAGTAAATAGTATATTGGATGCCAAGAACAACAGTGTGTATGCAGCGGGTTTACAAAATATTGCATCTGTGGCAGCAGGTAATAATAATACGGTTATAGTTAATTTAAAAAAACCTGATGGGCTGACGTTATACAACCTGACTTTTCCAATTATACCGGCACATCCAAAGAAAAATTCTGTAGCTGTGGGTACCGGGCCTTATGCTTTTGTATCCTATAATGCTAAAACAGAGGTGAAGCTAAAAGCCAACGATAATTGGTGGAAAAAAGGTGACTCAAAACTTACGATTCCATATATCCAATCTGTGGAAGTCAAGATATCCCAGAATACCGGAAATGCAACTAATGCTTTTCAGTCCAGAGATGTTGATATTGTAACGGCTGATTACACTGAGTTCAAAAAATATATTGGCCGGACGGATATTTCTCTTAAACGTTACCCCGGTAAAAACTATGAATATCTGTCACTGAATATTGCAAAAGGGCCAATGGCAAATAAGACTTTGAGGAGTGCCATAGCAGGTTTTATCGATAAGAAAAAGCTTATCGATGCGGCCGCATATGGCGTAGCTGTTCCTGCTGAATTACCCGTTTCTCCCAACTCATGGATAAACCGACTGGTAAATAGTGAGCAGTATTCAGATGCAAATAAGGCAAAACAGTTTATGACACAAAACGGATATGTTCTCTCACAGAATAAATATGTAAGTAAGAACAACAGTAAAGCATTTGTATTAAAGCTAATTGTAAATCAGGAAAATTTATTAAGAGTAAATACTGCTAATGCAATAGCCTCTCAATTGGGTAAGAATGGAATAACTGTACAGGTTGAAAAGCTTACTTGGGAGAATATACAGGGTAGAATAAAATCCGGTGCATATGATATGGCGTTACTGGGGTATAGAATTTCAACAAAACCGGATTTATCTTTTGTTTACTCTTCGGAAAACATAAAGACCGGGCTTAATACTGCAAAATACAGCAATCCTGCGGTTGACGGGTATCTTCAACAGATTTTGATTCAACCCGATGTTGAAAAACAGAAAGGTATATATACTAATCTCATAAAAACTGTTTTGGATGAAAGGCCATACATAGGCTTGTATTTTATTAATGAGGGTGTAATGTGCAGTAAAAATATAAAAGGGGCTGTAAATCCTAATACTTGGAGCAGCTATAATGATTTTTCACGGTGGTATGTTCCGCAATAA
- the lspA gene encoding signal peptidase II: MLWALIIIVGFAMDRLTKVWVLDKIVGNPITVIKDFFYLRHLENQGAAFSILQGKTIFLVLMVSIVSLAMLYFLVKHKHKFLRLSLSLILGGALGNLYDRIFSNGSVVDFLEFHFGSYVFPTFNVADILVVVGTILLAIYILFLYKEEKPEAAKQEQVQDETK; this comes from the coding sequence ATGCTTTGGGCGTTAATTATTATAGTAGGCTTCGCAATGGACAGACTAACAAAAGTTTGGGTGCTGGATAAAATTGTAGGCAATCCCATAACGGTTATAAAAGACTTTTTTTACTTAAGGCATCTTGAAAATCAAGGGGCTGCTTTCAGTATTTTGCAGGGTAAAACTATTTTTCTTGTTTTAATGGTATCCATAGTATCTTTGGCAATGTTATACTTTCTCGTAAAGCATAAGCATAAGTTTTTACGTCTTTCTTTGTCACTTATTCTTGGAGGTGCCTTGGGAAATCTGTACGACAGGATTTTCAGCAACGGAAGCGTGGTAGATTTTTTGGAGTTTCATTTTGGCTCCTACGTTTTTCCTACTTTTAATGTTGCAGATATATTAGTTGTAGTTGGAACAATTCTTCTTGCCATATATATATTGTTCCTGTACAAGGAAGAAAAGCCTGAAGCTGCTAAACAAGAACAGGTTCAGGATGAAACAAAATAA
- a CDS encoding RluA family pseudouridine synthase: MKEFILECDTDGVRIDSWLAGNLEDYSRSYIQKLCLDGNIWVNEVQAKSNYKVKPGDNIKVSVPDAEILDVEPEDIPLDIVYEDKHIIVINKPKGMVVHPAVGNYSGTLVNALMKHCGDSLSDINGVIRPGIVHRIDKDTSGLLVVAKSNIAHERLSEKLKTHDIKREYIALVDGIIYENSGKIDAPIGRHPVERKKMSVNTQNGRNAITHFKVLERFPSATYVQLKLETGRTHQIRVHMSYINHPIIGDMVYGRRKQKFKTKGQVLHAWRLSFQHPVTGEDMKFETAVPEYFQSILSQLRENL, encoded by the coding sequence TTGAAAGAATTTATTTTAGAATGTGATACAGATGGAGTAAGAATTGATTCATGGCTTGCGGGAAATCTTGAAGATTATTCAAGATCCTATATTCAGAAGCTCTGTTTGGATGGGAATATATGGGTAAATGAAGTGCAAGCAAAGTCAAATTATAAGGTAAAGCCCGGTGACAATATAAAAGTGAGTGTTCCCGACGCCGAAATTCTTGACGTAGAGCCGGAAGATATTCCTCTTGATATTGTATATGAGGACAAGCATATAATAGTTATAAATAAGCCAAAGGGAATGGTTGTGCACCCTGCTGTGGGAAACTACTCGGGAACCTTAGTTAATGCCTTAATGAAACACTGCGGAGATAGTTTGTCCGACATAAACGGTGTTATAAGACCCGGAATTGTCCATAGAATTGACAAGGATACATCCGGGCTGCTTGTGGTTGCCAAGAGTAACATTGCTCATGAAAGGCTTTCTGAGAAGCTTAAAACCCATGATATAAAAAGGGAATATATTGCACTTGTTGACGGTATCATATATGAAAACAGCGGAAAGATTGATGCACCTATCGGAAGGCATCCCGTTGAACGAAAGAAGATGAGTGTTAATACTCAAAACGGAAGGAATGCTATTACTCATTTCAAGGTACTGGAGAGGTTCCCAAGTGCCACTTATGTTCAATTGAAACTTGAAACAGGAAGAACCCATCAGATAAGAGTTCATATGTCCTATATAAATCACCCAATAATCGGTGATATGGTTTATGGCAGAAGAAAGCAAAAGTTTAAAACAAAGGGGCAGGTGCTTCATGCATGGAGACTTTCGTTCCAACATCCTGTAACAGGTGAAGATATGAAGTTTGAAACTGCTGTGCCGGAATATTTTCAAAGTATTTTAAGTCAATTGAGAGAAAATCTATAG
- the pyrR gene encoding bifunctional pyr operon transcriptional regulator/uracil phosphoribosyltransferase PyrR, whose protein sequence is MGHTELMDESAIARAITRISHEIIEKNKGVDNLVLIGIQRRGVPLAARIANKIKDVEGREIPVGILDITLYRDDLSLLNEHPVINGTEINFDIAGKKLVLVDDVIYTGRTVRAAIDALMDINRPQMIQLAVLIDRGHRELPIRADYVGKNVPTSRSEIVHVNLFEIDGLNNVTITGKE, encoded by the coding sequence ATGGGACATACCGAGTTAATGGATGAAAGCGCAATAGCAAGAGCTATAACAAGAATTTCCCACGAGATTATTGAAAAAAATAAGGGAGTGGATAATCTGGTACTGATTGGAATTCAGAGAAGAGGAGTTCCTCTTGCAGCCAGAATAGCAAATAAAATAAAAGATGTTGAAGGCAGGGAAATTCCGGTAGGCATTCTGGACATTACACTATATCGTGATGATCTTAGCCTCTTAAATGAGCATCCCGTTATAAACGGTACAGAAATAAACTTTGATATTGCAGGAAAGAAACTTGTTCTTGTGGATGATGTAATCTATACGGGAAGAACCGTAAGAGCAGCCATAGATGCTCTGATGGACATTAACAGACCTCAGATGATTCAGCTTGCGGTGCTTATTGACAGAGGACACAGAGAACTTCCCATAAGAGCCGACTATGTAGGAAAGAACGTACCTACATCAAGAAGTGAGATAGTACACGTTAATCTCTTTGAAATTGACGGTTTAAATAATGTTACTATAACGGGTAAGGAATAG
- a CDS encoding aspartate carbamoyltransferase catalytic subunit, producing the protein MNLKSKDLLGLRDISAEEIEYILNTAKTMKCIVTSNNKKTAHLQGKSIITLFYENSTRTRLSFELASKYMGASAANISASSSSVQKGETLIDTGKTIDAMGSDIIIMRHPMSGAPHLLAKNVKSSIINAGDGMNEHPTQALLDMFTIQEKKGTLKGLKVAIIGDVLHSRVARSNIWGLTKMGAEVNVSGPATLMPPEIEKMGVNVFSTVQEAMLDADVVMGLRIQLERQKKGLFPTIREYARFFGVDDKRLKLAKEDAIVLHPGPVNRGVELSTSVTDGQQSCINEQVTNGVAVRMALLYLLTRRGTANEVTD; encoded by the coding sequence ATGAACTTGAAATCCAAAGATTTACTGGGACTGAGGGATATTTCGGCAGAAGAAATAGAGTATATTCTGAATACCGCTAAAACAATGAAATGTATTGTTACATCAAACAACAAAAAAACAGCACATCTTCAGGGAAAATCAATCATTACACTGTTTTATGAAAACAGTACAAGAACAAGACTTTCATTTGAACTGGCTTCAAAATATATGGGGGCCAGCGCCGCAAATATATCCGCATCCAGCAGCAGCGTACAGAAGGGCGAAACTTTAATAGACACAGGAAAAACAATTGACGCTATGGGTTCGGACATTATAATAATGAGGCATCCCATGTCCGGAGCACCTCATCTTTTGGCTAAAAACGTAAAATCCTCAATAATAAATGCCGGAGACGGTATGAATGAACATCCCACACAGGCTTTGCTTGACATGTTTACGATTCAGGAGAAAAAGGGTACATTAAAAGGCCTGAAGGTGGCAATTATAGGAGATGTACTCCACAGCAGAGTTGCCAGAAGCAATATATGGGGGCTGACAAAAATGGGTGCTGAGGTTAATGTATCCGGTCCCGCTACGCTGATGCCACCTGAGATTGAAAAAATGGGTGTGAATGTTTTCAGTACTGTTCAAGAAGCAATGCTTGATGCTGATGTGGTCATGGGCCTGAGAATCCAGTTGGAGCGTCAAAAGAAGGGCTTGTTCCCCACAATAAGAGAATACGCAAGGTTTTTCGGAGTTGACGATAAGAGGTTAAAGCTTGCCAAGGAGGATGCAATAGTGCTGCATCCAGGCCCTGTAAACAGAGGAGTCGAGCTTTCTACCTCAGTTACTGACGGACAACAGTCTTGTATAAACGAACAGGTAACTAATGGAGTTGCAGTGAGAATGGCGCTGCTGTATCTTTTAACAAGGAGGGGAACCGCAAATGAAGTTACTGATTAA
- a CDS encoding dihydroorotase, with amino-acid sequence MKLLIKDGNIMDVKTGLDSVQDILIVDGIIHDIGSEIDEAGCEVIDAKGLQVIPGLVDAHCHLRDPGYEYKEDIETGTRSAAKGGFTSVACMPNTNPVLDNEAMVKYVINKAKIDGIVNVFPIGALSKGLKGEELSEIGELKFAGAVALSDDGRPVGNSSLMKKAMQYASMFDITIISHCEDLDLVDEGLMNEGFQSSILGLKGNPAPAEEVMIARDLILAEYTKATIHIAHVSTELGVDLIRNAKKRGVRVTAETCPHYFTLTDSACEGFNTNAKVNPPLRTQKDVDAIIQGLKDGTIDIISTDHAPHHIDEKNVEFKNAANGMVGFETAFPLAITYLVKPGHLTLKELVYKMSFNPSQMLGLNKGTIEVGKLADLMIFDIDEQYKVDITNFESKGKNSPFNGFSLYGQPQYTIVGGSPVVRKKVLL; translated from the coding sequence ATGAAGTTACTGATTAAAGACGGAAACATTATGGACGTAAAAACCGGTTTAGACAGTGTTCAAGACATATTGATAGTGGATGGAATTATACATGATATAGGAAGCGAAATAGATGAAGCCGGTTGTGAAGTAATTGACGCAAAGGGCTTGCAGGTAATACCGGGTCTGGTAGATGCCCATTGTCACCTGAGAGACCCCGGATATGAGTATAAGGAAGATATTGAGACAGGAACAAGAAGTGCGGCTAAAGGCGGTTTTACCTCAGTTGCATGTATGCCTAATACCAATCCGGTACTGGACAATGAAGCAATGGTAAAGTATGTAATAAATAAGGCGAAAATCGACGGTATTGTAAATGTATTTCCTATTGGAGCTTTGTCAAAAGGTCTAAAGGGAGAGGAACTAAGTGAAATCGGGGAGCTCAAATTTGCAGGTGCGGTTGCACTCTCAGATGACGGCAGACCTGTAGGTAACTCCTCATTAATGAAAAAGGCAATGCAATACGCCTCAATGTTTGATATAACAATTATTTCACACTGTGAAGACCTTGACCTTGTAGACGAAGGGCTCATGAATGAAGGCTTCCAGTCATCAATTCTCGGGCTGAAAGGCAATCCTGCCCCCGCTGAAGAAGTAATGATTGCAAGAGATTTGATACTTGCAGAATATACAAAGGCAACAATACACATAGCTCATGTAAGTACGGAGTTGGGAGTTGACTTAATCAGAAATGCCAAAAAAAGAGGTGTAAGAGTTACTGCTGAAACATGTCCCCATTATTTTACACTCACTGATAGTGCATGTGAAGGTTTTAACACAAATGCAAAGGTAAATCCTCCATTAAGGACGCAAAAGGACGTTGATGCAATAATTCAGGGCTTAAAGGACGGCACTATAGATATTATTTCAACAGACCATGCACCCCATCATATAGATGAGAAAAATGTAGAATTCAAAAATGCTGCAAATGGAATGGTCGGTTTTGAAACAGCATTTCCACTGGCAATTACTTATCTGGTCAAACCCGGACATCTTACTCTCAAAGAACTTGTATATAAAATGAGTTTTAATCCGTCACAAATGCTGGGTCTTAACAAAGGTACCATTGAAGTCGGAAAACTGGCTGATTTAATGATATTTGATATAGATGAACAATATAAGGTGGATATCACCAATTTCGAATCAAAAGGCAAAAATTCACCCTTTAACGGGTTTTCATTATACGGTCAGCCTCAGTATACCATTGTAGGCGGAAGCCCTGTGGTCAGAAAAAAGGTACTGTTGTAA
- the pyrF gene encoding orotidine-5'-phosphate decarboxylase: MFIDRLIESIQEKNNPTVVGLDPKIEYVPAFIKERAFKEYGKNLKGASEAIIAFNKMLIDSIYDEVPAVKPQLAYYEMYGIEGLIAFDETCKYAKSKGLIVIADGKRNDIGTTAEAYSKSFLGETEIDDGVTQKAFDVDALTVSPYLGIDGIKPFIQDCTNFDKGIFILVKTSNKSSGQLQDLVTEQCKSIYEVMAGYVHEWGKPLTGKYGYSSVGAVVGATYPNQAKLLRSIMKNAYILVPGYGAQGGTARDCANSFNRDGLGAIVNASRSVMCAYKSETWKNEYTEEKFAEAARAEVLRMKEDLNAALGR, encoded by the coding sequence ATGTTTATTGACAGACTTATTGAGAGTATCCAAGAAAAGAATAATCCAACGGTTGTAGGATTGGATCCCAAAATTGAATATGTTCCGGCATTTATTAAAGAGAGAGCCTTTAAAGAGTATGGCAAGAATTTAAAGGGAGCTTCTGAAGCTATTATAGCCTTTAATAAAATGCTAATTGATTCAATATACGATGAGGTTCCGGCAGTTAAACCCCAGCTTGCTTACTATGAAATGTATGGGATAGAGGGATTAATTGCTTTCGATGAAACCTGCAAATATGCAAAAAGCAAGGGTTTGATTGTTATTGCAGACGGAAAGAGAAATGATATTGGCACAACTGCAGAGGCTTATTCAAAGAGTTTTTTGGGTGAAACGGAAATAGACGATGGAGTAACGCAAAAGGCTTTCGATGTGGATGCCCTTACAGTTAGCCCATATCTGGGAATTGATGGTATTAAGCCTTTTATTCAGGACTGCACCAATTTTGACAAGGGAATATTCATTCTTGTAAAGACATCCAATAAGTCCTCAGGGCAGTTACAAGACCTTGTAACTGAACAATGCAAAAGTATTTATGAAGTTATGGCAGGATATGTACATGAATGGGGAAAACCCCTCACCGGGAAATATGGCTACAGTAGTGTTGGAGCCGTGGTGGGAGCGACATATCCAAATCAGGCCAAATTGCTAAGGTCAATTATGAAAAATGCATATATTCTGGTTCCGGGCTACGGAGCGCAGGGGGGAACAGCGAGAGATTGTGCAAATTCCTTCAACAGAGACGGATTAGGTGCAATAGTGAATGCATCCAGAAGTGTAATGTGTGCATATAAATCGGAAACATGGAAGAATGAATATACAGAAGAGAAGTTTGCAGAAGCCGCAAGGGCAGAAGTTCTGAGAATGAAGGAAGATTTGAATGCTGCACTTGGCAGATAA
- a CDS encoding carbamoyl phosphate synthase small subunit has product MKAFLLLEDGTIFEGNSFGMEGKVVGEVVFNTGMTGYQEVLTDPSYCGQIVCMTYPLIGNYGVNIDDIESLKPQVKGFIVRELCKTPSNWRSIETLNEYLKRNEITGLEGIDTRALTRILRDNGTMKGTIITAEQLENIQEELSNVNSYTINNPVLQVTTKEIKHYKGEGYKIALMDYGLKQNIVRSLLNRDCEVYIFPATATAEEVLKIEPDGIMLSNGPGDPKDCQFQIETIKKLIGKKPMFGICLGHQLTALANGANTVKLKYGHRGCNHPVKDIAKDLTYITSQNHGYTIVEESLDRETMTVSHINMNDGTIEGIKYKNAPLFTVQFHPEASPGPGDTAYLFDEFIKMIDYSKSSI; this is encoded by the coding sequence ATGAAGGCTTTTTTATTACTGGAAGACGGTACGATATTCGAAGGCAACAGCTTTGGAATGGAAGGAAAGGTAGTTGGAGAGGTAGTTTTTAACACAGGTATGACAGGATATCAGGAAGTTCTGACAGACCCGTCATACTGCGGACAAATAGTATGTATGACTTATCCATTAATAGGAAACTATGGTGTGAATATAGATGATATTGAATCTTTGAAACCTCAGGTAAAGGGTTTTATAGTCCGGGAGCTTTGTAAAACTCCAAGTAACTGGAGATCTATCGAAACCCTGAATGAGTATTTGAAAAGAAATGAGATAACAGGTCTTGAGGGTATTGATACAAGAGCCTTAACTAGGATTTTGCGCGATAACGGTACTATGAAAGGTACTATAATTACAGCAGAACAGCTGGAAAATATACAAGAAGAGCTTTCAAACGTAAACAGCTATACAATTAACAACCCTGTATTACAAGTAACAACAAAAGAAATAAAGCATTACAAGGGAGAAGGCTATAAAATAGCTCTTATGGATTACGGTTTAAAGCAGAATATTGTAAGATCCTTGTTAAACAGGGACTGCGAAGTATATATATTCCCTGCAACAGCAACAGCGGAAGAAGTTTTGAAAATAGAACCCGACGGGATAATGCTTTCTAACGGACCGGGAGACCCTAAGGATTGTCAGTTCCAGATAGAGACAATTAAAAAACTCATAGGTAAAAAGCCAATGTTCGGAATTTGCCTTGGACATCAGTTGACAGCATTAGCAAACGGAGCCAATACAGTAAAACTTAAATACGGGCATAGAGGCTGCAACCACCCGGTAAAGGATATAGCAAAGGATCTCACCTACATTACTTCCCAAAACCATGGGTACACTATTGTGGAAGAATCACTCGACAGAGAAACCATGACTGTAAGTCATATAAATATGAATGATGGAACTATCGAAGGAATAAAGTACAAAAATGCTCCGCTTTTTACAGTGCAATTTCACCCCGAAGCATCACCGGGACCGGGTGACACAGCATATTTGTTCGACGAGTTCATTAAAATGATAGATTATTCAAAAAGTAGTATATAA